The following is a genomic window from Cyanobacteriota bacterium.
TGGGAATTTGTTGACAAATATTCATCTTCTCAAGATTTCCAGATGGTGCCATAATCATTGGGGGTATTCTGCCGCATGACGTATGTCTGTAAAAGTCAGTAGAAAAAATAGTGATGATTGTCTTAATGACAACACTATGTGCTACTAGTGAATCGCTAACTACTCAATGTTTCTCTAGGTGATGATCAGTTAGTTACGGCGGATAGCCAATTTTTGCAGATTATTTGTGGATTATCGGTTTTGTAGTACTTATTGTTACCTAGTTTCGATAACTGTATCTTAGTCTCTATGATGACTCAACCCATGCGTAAATCATTGCTAACAGCCCTAGCACTGCGGATTTCAGTACTTAGCCGATCGGCGGTATCTGCAAAGCCATCTGCCTGGATCACATGGACATTTTTAGCAATTACCCTGTGGTTAATGGGTACATCTCCCGCTCAGGCTCAGTTGCAATTGCGTGTGGCCATTAAAGAAAATGTCGGCAGCGTAGAAATAGGTAGTTCTACTCCAGCGTTGATCCGCAATGAATCTGGACAAGTGATTTCTCAACTTACAGCACAGAGTGCCGTTATTGTGCGTCCTACTACTGGCGGATTGATGCTGCAAAACTTGAAAGCAGGTCAATTTTGGCTAGAGCCTACCGCAGGTGGTTTTGTGTGGATTGGGAATAGCTGGTATCGGGGGCGTGTACAGGTTTTGCCAGGCAAGAGTGGTGTGGTTGCAGTCAACCATGTGGATCTGGAGGAATATCTCTACAGTGTTCTGGGTGCAGAAATGGGAGCTAACTGGCCTCAGGAGGCGTTAAAAGCCCAAGCAGTTGCAGCTCGTTCCTATGCCCTCTATCAGCGAGAGCACTATGGCAACCCTATCTATGATGTAGGTGATACCCAGGCTTGGCAGGTTTACAAAGGTGTAGCTAGTGAGTCGATCAACACTCAAATGGCAGTTAATGCTACTGCTGGCCAAGTTCTCGTGCAAAATGGTCAAATCATTGAGGCTGTA
Proteins encoded in this region:
- a CDS encoding SpoIID/LytB domain-containing protein; the protein is MMTQPMRKSLLTALALRISVLSRSAVSAKPSAWITWTFLAITLWLMGTSPAQAQLQLRVAIKENVGSVEIGSSTPALIRNESGQVISQLTAQSAVIVRPTTGGLMLQNLKAGQFWLEPTAGGFVWIGNSWYRGRVQVLPGKSGVVAVNHVDLEEYLYSVLGAEMGANWPQEALKAQAVAARSYALYQREHYGNPIYDVGDTQAWQVYKGVASESINTQMAVNATAGQVLVQNGQIIEAVFHSSSGGYTDNSENVWTKPVAYLRGVPSYDEGAPGANWSVTMSSEELSARITGVGRVRALVPERVTPFGRVITMRVVGDAGVRILSGEAMRNALGLRSTRFVVAAIGNEGSTKRGGQAASTRFQIVGTGFGHGLGMSQWGAYNLAQRGFTYQQIVQHYYQGATLAKIEVQ